Proteins from a genomic interval of Epinephelus fuscoguttatus linkage group LG16, E.fuscoguttatus.final_Chr_v1:
- the fam83ha gene encoding protein FAM83H has product MARRSQCSSAGDNPLDPNYLPPHYREEYRLAIDALIEEDLEGYYQFLQKADVVDFLSTPEIHYIQSSVQVPQQSNYPEQHFLEIGGDGSSDTYWPIHSDLEAPGLDLGWPQLHPFLGPTEVTTLVNPPEPDMPSIKEQARRLIKNARQVVAIVMDMFTDVDMFADILDAAMRNVAVYIILDEQNAHHFVHMVSNCRVNLHNIQLLRVRTVSGITYHCRSGKSFKGQMMDRFLLTDCRAVLSGNYSFMWSFEKLHRCMAHLFLGQLITTFDEEFRILYAQSEPLVIENVNPMEEFSLVQKRQYPSERTMYREPKKFQSLDTAHPEEWLRHSYDERMDIDRRMMPLKKQESLHGPAEMYGRFPSQQSRMDPSFDQGPSRMPLMENLAFKRHSYAEGAHGRFSYPFLQQQGMPEPENQGRQFHRGQQPYLGPGKEADYSTYDKFWNQDFQSADQYSEPGFPQETEPPDNFDPVLNYLSSTRLADFDQGSERLPPGADLPFGSSHHRRLSLGKLRASQVSPTPSNPDQKPLIQEPNTDRKDPMVKRGLRNWRISSYLSTYDNTGDEGLPSTPPNAPDPFEETTNVIQQTPGTDLQVPKIPNVREFKVPAIPRVSQMPSYAKTTAREQPKKLLDEPTAAAAETKTTPTPSESSSTTETDKMEEAEQKEPKTVGLRREESFRRKYNAAIPRSSRLRSSLIFSSMEQQNTSQDTKTAPGQQDEETDKNEAEQTKLPFLSQVLGQRRATAREPFEWTRYIKSATFDSSSTDPSKQDDGNSKADDKDSSKEDNSKNLSEVQEPLKPPDVEQTNSSPSVPQSKTSEAKLPKTDQPLQSSKSFLATPSHVDMNDPDKRLMFFKELAAKRKAAKAAEHEKSKDNASLKPTTELKNNTTVIKKEPVPKETAEKKADTSASERLLEKNAAAEDVGKTEACKSVSLSLDVSDKSGQDSQVMTDPKSFIQEQTSVSTDLEGTKLKKSQSAVTLPVLAEKEAPAERKLSNPAVKTRSPSQPPTPTNATPASVSSLAKGTNGSESPRLDSTSKESSSLTASSVEVSPSSTSAALNSNIPNPKSVQSETSTSASPLLPKQQAGTELSSSKPLGQSSSSDHILPDSGSQISPSPAPTSAETTPSTVSQADLSSTLTSSKGSPKTKQSVSSSVQEPSQMTSSETPSGDDSAHLESNISPDTCAAGSEKNLSSLESTSKTDSKEHCAPTPSEKDVPASENITLRKAVEEESEHSGSSKDVKADSTPPSLSTSLPESNLSDVFDLERKSKSDRNEAINPTPSAADTPPKQSAAELSSPVHPDLTSNVSQAKATASPQDAPIQATPPSELNLKGSVTPTPAETVSCSPLTVSVGSVLSPEAEKILSALHSPQDTNALPKQIPKDSNEIPLPSSAESSSSAEPTSKVPKEADLPCKTPESVISKTHPSEPFVPAKTVSCSSPLTESVGSALSPEAEKSSSALPNPPDTKSPPKQVATDLNKTPKLPSTERSSPTEPTSKVPKEVDLSCKTPESVTPETHPSKPLVPAETVSCSPPTESVGSVLSLEAEKSSPESHSPPDTSCLPKQIATDLNKTPKLPSTETSSPSEPTSKVPSQPNLPCKTPESVTPETQPSESHVTAENSNMDSQNKVSKEPEKPDPAKKETADTTKEVNKETELQPVKKETADTTTTNDFGKETELQPVTKETTDTTTTNDFDKETELQPVKEKTVDTKDRNEVNKATTQGSVCIEKTNDQVKQNNCSESPEVTSDKVSPQSPQSKQPKSSQSRYQSSTANVLSSSNLRDDTKLLLEQISANSQNRNEAAKDSPVTDDEKEDKADKKQEKEKGISSLTRGQPKISEDREKLLERIQSMRKERKVYSRFEMAP; this is encoded by the exons ATGGCACGACGCTCTCAGTGTTCCTCTGCTGGGGATAACCCCCTGGACCCCAACTACCTCCCCCCTCACTATCGGGAAGAGTACCGCTTAGCCATTGACGCACTGATTGAGGAGGACTTGGAGGGATACTATCAGTTCCTCCAAAAAGCAGATGTGGTGGACTTCCTATCCACACCTGAGATTCACTATATTCAAAGCTCTGTCCAGGTCCCTCAGCAGAGCAACTACCCTGAACAACATTTTCTGGAGATTGGGGGAGATGGCTCCTCAGACACTTACTGGCCGATTCACTCGGACCTGGAAGCCCCAGGCTTGGACCTTGGCTGGCCTCAGCTGCATCCCTTCCTTGGACCCACAGAGGTCACCACTCTGGTCAACCCGCCTGAGCCTGACATGCCGAGCATCAAGGAGCAGGCACGACGACTTATCAAGAATGCTCGACAG GTGGTTGCTATAGTGATGGACATGTTCACTGATGTTGACATGTTTGCGGATATTCTCGATGCTGCCATGAGGAACGTTGCTGTCTACATCATTCTGGATGAGCAGAATGCACATCACTTTGTCCACATGGTTTCCAACTGCAGAGTCAATCTACACAACATTCAA CTTTTGCGCGTGAGAACAGTGTCTGGCATCACGTATCATTGCCGCTCAGGGAAATCCTTCAAAGGTCAGATGATGGATCGTTTCTTGTTGACAGACTGCAGGGCTGTGCTGAGTGGAAACTACAG CTTCATGTGGTCTTTTGAGAAGCTCCACCGCTGTATGGCACACCTTTTCCTTGGACAACTTATAACGACCTTTGATGAAGAGTTTCGGATTCTGTACGCTCAGTCTGAACCGCTGGTGATTGAAAATGTCAATCCAATGGAAGAGTTTAGCCTTGTTCAGAAGAGGCAATATCCAAGTGAAAGAACAATGTACAGAGAGCCAAAGAAATTTCAGTCACTGGACACCGCTCATCCAGAGGAATGGCTGAGACATTCCTATGATGAACGTATGGATATTGATCGGAGAATGATGCCTCTCAAAAAGCAGGAGTCCCTGCACGGCCCTGCAGAAATGTACGGTAGATTTCCATCTCAGCAATCTCGCATGGATCCTTCCTTTGATCAGGGCCCCTCCAGGATGCCCTTGATGGAAAATCTCGCCTTCAAACGTCACAGTTATGCTGAAGGTGCTCATGGTAGATTCTCCTACCCATTCTTGCAGCAACAGGGAATGCCAGAGCCTGAGAACCAGGGAAGGCAGTTTCACAGGGGGCAGCAGCCTTATCTAGGACCAGGAAAAGAAGCAGATTACAGTACCTATGACAAGTTCTGGAACCAAGACTTTCAGTCAGCAGATCAGTACTCTGAACCTGGTTTCCCACAGGAGACTGAACCACCTGATAACTTTGACCCTGTGCTGAACTATTTATCATCAACCAGATTAGCAGACTTTGACCAGGGTTCAGAGAGATTACCACCTGGAGCAGATTTACCGTTTGGTTCATCTCACCATAGAAGACTGAGTTTGGGCAAGCTACGTGCATCTCAAGTATCTCCCACCCCCTCAAATCCAGATCAGAAGCCGTTAATACAGGAGCCGAACACAGATCGCAAGGATCCCATGGTGAAACGGGGGCTAAGAAACTGGAGGATTAGCTCCTACCTCAGTACATATGACAATACAGGAGATGAAGGCCTGCCATCGACACCACCTAATGCACCAGATCCTTTCGAAGAGACCACCAACGTCATACAGCAAACACCAGGCACAGATTTACAGGTCCCGAAAATCCCTAATGTCAGAGAGTTTAAGGTTCCTGCAATACCCAGGGTAAGTCAGATGCCAAGTTATGCCAAAACCACAGCACGAGAACAGCCAAAGAAATTGCTTGATGAAccaactgcagcagcagcagagaccaaaacaacaccaacacctTCAGAATCATCATCCACAACTGAAACAGACAAGATGGAGGAGGCAGAACAAAAGGAACCAAAAACTGTTGGCCTTCGAAGGGAGGAGTCATTCCGTAGGAAATACAATGCAGCAATACCGAGGAGCTCTAGGTTAAGATCATCTCTGATATTCAGCTCTATGGAGCAGCAGAATACTTCTCAAGACACCAAAACAGCTCCAGGCCAACAGGATGAGGAAACTGacaaaaatgaggcagaacAGACGAAACTACCTTTTCTTTCTCAGGTTTTGGGACAAAGAAGGGCTACTGCAAGAGAACCGTTTGAATGGACCCGTTACATAAAGTCAGCCACCTTTGATAGCTCTTCCACAGACCCATCCAAACAAGATGATGGAAACAGTAAAGCAGATGATAAAGATTCATCAAAGGAAGATAATTCAAAAAATCTTTCAGAAGTACAAGAACCATTAAAACCGCCAGATGTAGAGCAAACAAATTCTTCACCATCAGTGCCTCAATCGAAGACTTCTGAAGCTAAGCTGCCCAAAACTGATCAACCATTACAGTCATCCAAATCTTTCCTCGCCACTCCATCCCATGTAGATATGAATGATCCTGATAAGAGGCTCATGTTTTTCAAAGAACTGGCAGCAAAACGCAAAGCTGCTAAGGCTGCAGAACATGAAAAGAGTAAAGATAATGCTTCGCTGAAACCAACAACTGAGCTGAAAAACAATACTACTGTTATAAAGAAGGAACCTGTACCAAAAGAAACCGCAGAAAAGAAGGCTGACACTTCAGCATCTGAGAGGTTATTagaaaaaaatgctgctgcaGAGGATGTAGGGAAAACAGAAGCATGcaagtcagtcagtctgtctttAGATGTCAGTGATAAATCAGGACAGGACAGTCAGGTTATGACTGATCCCAAAAGCTTTATACAAGAACAAACCAGCGTTTCAACTGATTTAGAAGGGACTAAGCTAAAGAAAAGCCAGTCAGCAGTAACTCTGCCTGTCTTGGCAGAAAAAGAAGCACCAGCAGAGCGAAAGCTGTCAAATCCTGCTGTAAAAACAAGGAGCCCCAGTCAGCCACCTACACCAACAAATGCTACTCCTGCTAGTGTTTCTTCTCTTGCAAAAGGCACTAACGGAAGTGAAAGCCCACGCCTTGATTCTACCTCAAAGGAGTCTAGTTCACTCACTGCCAGTTCAGTGGAGGTATCACCATCTTCTACATCTGCTGCACTGAATTCTAACATCCCAAATCCTAAATCAGTTCAGTCAGAAACCAGCACATCCGCTTCTCCACTGCTACCCAAACAACAAGCTGGAACAGAATTAAGCTCTTCCAAACCATTGGGCCAAAGTTCTTCCTCTGATCACATTCTGCCAGATTCGGGTTCACAGATCAGTCCAAGTCCTGCACCAACTTCAGCAGAGACCACACCCTCCACAGTTAGCCAAGCAGACTTGAGCTCAACCCTAACTTCCAGCAAAGGGTCCCCAAAAACAAAGCAATCTGTCAGCTCCTCAGTGCAAGAACCCTCCCAAATGACATCATCTGAGACCCCTTCAGGAGATGACTCTGCACATTTGGAATCTAATATTTCTCCTGACACATGTGCTGCTGGTTCAGAGAAAAACTTATCCTCATTAGAGTCCACGTCAAAGACGGACTCTAAAGAACATTGTGCTCCTACACCTTCAGAAAAAGATGTTCCTGCATCAGAAAACATCACTCTTCGAAAGGCTGTTGAAGAGGAATCTGAGCATTCTGGATCATCAAAGGATGTCAAAGCTGACAGCACACCTCCTAGCCTTAGCACTTCATTGCCTGAATCTAATCTATCTGATGTGTTTGATCTGGAAAGGAAATCCAAATCTGATCGAAATGAGGCCATAAATCCTACTCCCTCCGCAGCAGACACTCCACCCAAGCAGTCTGCAGCAGAATTAAGCTCTCCTGTCCATCCAGACTTAACTTCTAATGTTTCCCAGGCAAAAGCAACTGCATCACCTCAAGATGCACCAATACAAGCAACCCCTCCCTCTGAACTTAACCTGAAAGGATCTGTCACTCCTACTCCTGCTGAAACAGTATCATGTTCTCCTCTAACTGTGTCAGTTGGATCAGTTTTGTCACCTGAGGCTGAAAAAATATTGTCTGCATTGCACAGTCCCCAAGATACTAACGCTCTTCCCAAACAGATTCCAAAAGACTCAAATGAAATTCCACTCCCTTCATCAGCAGAATCATCTAGCTCAGCTGAGCCTACCTCAAAAGTCCCAAAAGAGGCTGATCTGCCCTGCAAAACACCTGAATCTGTGATTTCTAAAACCCATCCTTCAGAGCCATTCGTACCTGCTAAAACAGTATCATGTTCTTCTCCTCTAACTGAGTCAGTTGGGTCAGCTTTGTCTCCTGAGGCTGAAAAATCATCATCTGCATTGCCCAATCCCCCAGATACTAAGTCTCCTCCTAAACAGGTTGCAACAGACTTAAACAAAACTCCAAAGCTCCCATCAACAGAAAGGTCCAGCCCAACTGAGCCTACCTCAAAAGTCCCAAAAGAGGTTGATCTGTCCTGCAAAACACCCGAATCTGTGACTCCTGAAACCCATCCTTCAAAGCCACTTGTACCTGCTGAAACAGTGTCATGTTCTCCTCCAACTGAGTCAGTTGGATCAGTTTTGTCCCTTGAAGCTGAAAAGTCATCACCTGAATCGCACAGCCCCCCAGATACTAGCTGTCTTCCCAAGCAGATTGCAACAGACTTAAACAAAACTCCAAAGCTCCCATCAACAGAAACGTCTAGCCCAAGTGAGCCTACCTCGAAAGTCCCATCACAGCCCAATCTGCCATGCAAAACACCTGAATCTGTGACACCTGAAACCCAGCCTTCAGAATCACACGTAACTGCTGAAAATAGTAATATGGATAGTCAGAATAAAGTAAGCAAAGAGCCTGAAAAGCCTGACCCTGCTAAGAAAGAAACTGCTGATACCACAAAAGAGGTTAATAAAGAAACTGAGCTTCAGCCTGTTAAGAAAGAAACTGCTGACACCACGACCACCAATGATTTTGGTAAAGAAACTGAGCTTCAGCCTGTTACGAAAGAAACTACTGACACCACGACCACAAATGATTTTGATAAAGAAACTGAGCTCCAGCCTGTTAAGGAAAAAACTGTTGATACCAAGGACAGAAATGAGGTTAATAAAGCCACTACACAGGGATCGGTCTGCATTGAGAAAACAAATGACCAAGTAAAGCAAAATAATTGCTCTGAATCGCCAGAGGTCACATCAGATAAAGTATCTCCCCAGTCACCACAGTCCAAGCAGCCAAAATCAAGCCAGTCTCGCTATCAATCATCAACAGCCAACGTGCtctcaagcagcaacctcagaGACGATACAAAGCTGCTTCTAGAGCAAATTTCTGCTAATAGCCAAAACAGGAACGAAGCTGCCAAAGACTCCCCTGTCACAGATGATGAGAAAGAAGACAAAGCTGACAAAAagcaggagaaagaaaaagggatCAGCTCACTCACCAGAGGGCAGCCTAAGATAAGTGAAGATCGTGAGAAGCTGTTAGAGAGGATTCAGAGcatgaggaaggagaggaaagtTTATAGCCGATTTGAG ATGGCACCTTAA
- the LOC125903065 gene encoding androgen-dependent TFPI-regulating protein, translated as MTSTLRKAYHITAFSWYAFVVKSLAAKDGEELPPGIFVYGGPWKYLTFLNLLLQMSFFGLAALNDLQTGKKSENTLSRCKDLLFSVFAFPVGMFVVLLFWTIFAYDRELVYPATIDTFFPPWINHAMHTFVLPVLLGEVLVQPHSYPQTKHALAALGGVGLAYLFWIIWVYVSVGIWVYPLLAHFSSSGLVGFFFFNMLVVTLLYVLGDKLNSHVWRKIH; from the exons ATGACTTCAACGCTGAGGAAAGCGTACCATATCACAGCATTCAGCTGGTATGCTTTTGTCGTGAAGAGTCTCGCTGCTAAGGATGGAGAGGAGTTACCACCAGGAATCTTTGTTTATGGAGGACCTTGGAAGTATCTTACTTTTTTGAATTTG TTATTACAAATGTCATTCTTTGGACTGGCGGCACTGAATGATCTACAAACTGGGAAGAAGTCAGAAAACACTCTGAGCAGATGTAAAGACcttctcttttctgtctttgcctTCCCTGTGGGCATG tttgttgtTCTACTTTTCTGGACGATCTTTGCCTACGACAGAGAATTAGTCTACCCGGCTACTATTGACACCTTCTTCCCCCCCTGGATAAACCATGCTATG CACACATTTGTTCTTCCTGTTTTACTTGGAGAGGTGCTGGTGCAGCCTCACAGCTACCCACAGACTAAACATGCACTGGCAGCATTAGGAGGTGTGGGCTTGGCTTACTTATTTTG GATTATATGGGTGTATGTGTCAGTTGGGATTTGGGTGTATCCCCTTCTTGCACACTTCAGCTCTTCTGGTTTAGTGGGCTTCTTCTTTTTCAACATGTTGGTGGTGACATTGCTCTACGTGCTCGGGGACAAGCTCAACAGCCATGTCTGGCGTAAGATACATTAA